Genomic window (Roseivirga sp. 4D4):
CTTGTCCAGTTCGGCTTGAAACATCTTGGTACGCCAAGCGCAAAAGTCTTCCGCTTGCTTTCTGGAAATCCCTACGATCGGCATCAATGCAAACTCATCACTCTCGAAGAATTTGCTTTCAATTTCTACTTCATTCAGGTTTTCAAAAACCTCTTTCCACTTGTCGAAGTCAGGTTTTCTGGCTTTGAAAGATGGGCTGTTTATGCTCTCATTTTCGGCAGCAGTGGCGAGGTAGTCTTTGTACATATAGCCGGGCACTTCTGTAATGTCTATACAAAGTCTGGCATTCATTGCCAGCGTATTGGCAGCACATAGATAAGGACTATCTTGATTTTTTGGTATGGGTTGATGGCTTGGAGCAAACCAGAGGACATTTAGCAAAAGAAATAGGGCCAGCTGTTTCATGAAAGAAAAACAATTGGCCCTAAGTTAATCGATTTCAGCAAAGCTGAAAAGCCAGCATTATTGTGCAGGTTCGAAAAGCGCACAAACAGCTCCGGCAGGATCTTCTATATAGCAAGTTCTGCCATATGCGCCCATCGATTTGATTTCAGTAAGGAGCTTTCCTCCCTTTTGTTCTACGGCAGCAACACTCTTGTCAAGGTCAGGTACATTAATGTAGATCATCCATTGAGATGGGATGTCTTGGTTAGGTCCTGTTTTATGACATACTCCTGCCTTCGGTTCGCCATTGGCAGTCATATTGTAATCATTATAATCACCCATAGAAACTGGTTCAGGCTTCCAGCCAACAACTTCTGCATAGAAATCTTTTACGTTTTCGGCATTTGGAATGGTAAGATCTATCCAGCCGATCTTACCATAGATGTTTTCGTCTTTGTCGTTCATGTTTTTTTCTTTTAAAGGAAGTAGTCAGCCAGTTCTTAGCGCTAATACTTTAGTATGAATTACCAATTCATCCGTCTTTTTAAGGCTAAAATATGTTCAAGATGGTGTTTCCCGTGCCAGGCATACATTCCTATCACTACTTTCAATATGTTGATCTCTTTGGTTTCAGGATGTACAAAGGTCTTTTCTAAATCCTCTTTGGTCATGTTTCTTAAAAGTACAACCCAACGGGCATGTAGAGCTTTGAGTAATGCCAGTGATGTGTCAATCGCTAGGTGCTCATGGTAACCGAGTGATGCAAATGCTTTTTCATCGTAAGCCTTTATAGTCGGATTGTCTTCAGTCAGCGCCCAGTGGAAC
Coding sequences:
- a CDS encoding SUMF1/EgtB/PvdO family nonheme iron enzyme → MKQLALFLLLNVLWFAPSHQPIPKNQDSPYLCAANTLAMNARLCIDITEVPGYMYKDYLATAAENESINSPSFKARKPDFDKWKEVFENLNEVEIESKFFESDEFALMPIVGISRKQAEDFCAWRTKMFQAELDKMSKRERAQFPKKFRFRLPTANEWSRMRFLAQEKRMMKQLDKIADGNLKAFKFSKATLMRGNEKISHIYNAKDSKVGFFNLFDNVSEMTSEDGIAVGGSWVSPNTEENYQQTFEYSGPAAWLGFRCVFEIID
- a CDS encoding VOC family protein; protein product: MNDKDENIYGKIGWIDLTIPNAENVKDFYAEVVGWKPEPVSMGDYNDYNMTANGEPKAGVCHKTGPNQDIPSQWMIYINVPDLDKSVAAVEQKGGKLLTEIKSMGAYGRTCYIEDPAGAVCALFEPAQ
- a CDS encoding YfiT family bacillithiol transferase, coding for MNDLSYPIGEFKQPDQIDEQHITQWIDEIEALPSLMESAVRGLNDSQLDTPYRPDGWTVRQVIHHVPDSHIGSYCRFHWALTEDNPTIKAYDEKAFASLGYHEHLAIDTSLALLKALHARWVVLLRNMTKEDLEKTFVHPETKEINILKVVIGMYAWHGKHHLEHILALKRRMNW